The proteins below are encoded in one region of Reichenbachiella sp. 5M10:
- a CDS encoding T9SS type A sorting domain-containing protein, translated as MSRSFTLTTEGTVTSGVRYLFCFLFFLSTSWSAYSQTFPYSEDFNTDDGGWVASGTASSWEWGVMASGKTGWATNLSGNYNNDELSYLESPSLDLSGVMTNMILKFGLTFDLESGWDRSWLESSIDGGTTYTRIVEEDLEYVSSSSWTGSGVNVTAVTYAISALAGEADVRFRFVLDSDVSVTRVGGELDYFEVVGPEEHELEVYSIDAIDPSAVLQDESITVNLRNRGSTTETSIPLTVWVDGPSGREEFSETVSTSLVNEGILAHTFTSEMGFSEVGNYDITVFSTLEGDLRLDNDTASIRVIKRAVYTSGLPYSTDFNDLLTVTYTSDQGEIDGLPGWSFNSTHENGSLGIGVFANNTDRALELSRHIDGEFVSNSAVLTLDMSDKAVATDDVLLDFRFSKYSSSNYAENRIHVRGDESSEWIELYNWYANQGADNEWIQAEALSITGALVANGQEFSSSVQIRFGEREDYASDAFRLDDVRVYERSAHEVSSVSLTIPASSSQLTSSESVTVNYINLGATTETSIPLTVWVDGPNGRQEVSESAVGSWATEETMTYAFATALDFSAVGNYEVTVFSTLTGDLIQSNDTLRSKTTKKSVYSGGLPYSTDFNDLLTVTYTSDQGEIDGLPGWSFNSTHENGSLGIGVFANNTDRALELSRHIDGEFVSNSAVLTLDMSDKAVATDDVLLDFRFSKYSSSNYAENRIHVRGDESSEWIELYNWYANQGAENEWIQAEVLSITGALVANGQEFSSSFQIRFGEKEDYASDAFRLDDVRVYERSAHEVSSVSLTIPASSSQLTSSETVTVEYVNRGATTETSIPLTVWVDGPNGRQEVSESAVGSWATEETLTYAFATALDFSAVGNYEVTVFSTLTGDLIQSNDTLRSKTTKKSVYSGGLPYVADFEDVSDAVYTRDQGELVGLQGWSFETSAPNGQLKLGTFTNNSTRAMELARSVNGDYTTNYAVLTMDLSGHSASVDDILLDFQFSQYNPSNYDENRVYIRGSESDDWVLLYDWYANRANTSVWVNVEGLAIADSLVSNGQDFSSSFQIRFGEREYYASDAFRLDDLRVYERPAHEVDAVSIALPASSSQLTASETVTVEYVNRGATTETSIPLTVWVDGPNGRQEVSESATGSWATGDTVTYAFATALDFSVGGNYEVAVFSVLTGDPMQENDTLRSTMMKPSVYRGQLPYAVDFESLVDTAYFVNQGELYGLEGWSYTNDGANGRVVLGPTINNDGRVLGLSRSSSYPIASNNAVLTMDLSTLSATTDDVLMDFRYSQRNASDYDENQIFVRGDESSEWVVLYDWYANGGADNEWVNVSGQAISDSLVAHGQDFSASFQLRFGERGYFNTDAFRLDDLRVYLREAHDLRTVQLDIPEASALLTKTESITAHIINQGSTTETSIPLVAWIDGPDGRQTVSETATGSWATNDTLSYTFNTAIDLDALGVYEVTVFSGLTTDLIPSNDTLRSETMKRSQYTGGLPYVVDFEAIQDTVYMGKQGELVGLDGWSYEPQTEAGRLSIGQYGGNATQSLKLFRETSLVTSNFADITMDMSAYAVASDDIFLDFRFSKLYSDNYFANRVYIRGSESDEWIEFYNWFENSASNYEWIDVSTLLITDSLEVHGQDFSSTFQLRFGERDTYNSRSLFIDDIRVYERPAHELVAVEMILPQASPVLTDQETVSVKFVNFGTNTETSIPLTAWVDGPSGRQEVSATATVSLVTGDTLTYSFVTGFDFSEAGRYEGTAFGTLTGDLLAINDTVRAATIQQSTYSSGLPYSMDFEDVTPVSYYDQQGMLEGLEGWSYVSDIEGGLLEIGSFTNSEGQALELSRSLEGDFVTNDAFLTMDLSSYSVATDEILLDFSYSVYSPANYENNRVFVRGDASSEWIAMYNWYTYHPSNNVWSEVLNLAISDSLQAHGQDFTSTFQIRFGEREDYASDNFRLDDVKVYLRPTHDVRTVAVTIPSYSASLTDSETITIEYINVGVETETSVPLTAWLDGPEGRQVVTETATAAVATGETGEYTFTAGFDFSTEGSYVLTVFSAVDEDTNFLNDTVRNETLRQSVYTQGLPYVADFEEVEPVDYVGAQWGSLAGLEGWSFLSSSPNTRLSIGVYGENSSQSLWVNQTQYQGNGKDAILTLDLSDRSVTTDDLLLDFRFSDLDSYLYSGSSVYVRGSESEDWIEIYDWYDYRLGSEEWVDVSGLTLSDFLQSNGQEYSSTFQVRFYVYNYYSNEGMAIDNVKVYESPLSEGRAGAVAASAGDVAYFGLGYNEDSYFQDFWKTDQLGEITVPLADFPGAARSAAVSFVIDDKVYVGTGRDESGTYLADFYVYDPTTDTWTQLGDFDGGARTDAVAFSIGSSGYIGTGMSETDEQSDFWKYTPSTDSWTQLTDWGADKRRGAFAFVIDDKAYVGGGSYFDSFSFQLSDIQEFDPTTELWTEKIFADGLNLSANYAATFTSFGKGYIAYGSKSNLVSYDPVTNEVENLGDLLEMGGVRNRPIAFSVGDQAYVGLGYSGVFDVVYSNEVVAVQGLKIEPIDILLSNTTLVENDYSQRVGSLYAEDPMDGRAHTFELVAGDGVNDASNSRFTIANGYLYTQSYFDFETETTANVYLKATDADGLSIEKAFVLSVEDANDIPSGIILSSTEVYESLTGETVSVGTLTALDDDLGDTHTFEIRTVDSPFVIEGNELKIVAPDYETQDSYGISVRVTDQDGSFNTEYIYIDVLNVNEAPTALSFDTDSFDEDLEAGDWIGSFVVTDPDVGDQYSYEFIESDQFGSNNSAFRIEGNDLYLVTPFSYETQNVAFAFVRLTDEDGNILETAVSLDILDVNEAPTSITFTSSVEPTASIIKANTVIGQIEVEDEDIDDAHTIVITNAWFELSVDDQGQVTALEDMDFSGIANLEFTATATDLGGASMSQFFMISRGELVLKTEDPAISFEMYPNPVSSNLMVESLQADRVEVYSLTGVRLLEQTINGTQATIDFSHMPVGVYLLKVYEGKSFSTHRVIKQ; from the coding sequence ATGTCACGTAGTTTTACACTAACCACCGAGGGTACCGTCACTAGCGGAGTGAGGTACTTATTCTGTTTTCTTTTCTTCCTTTCTACTTCATGGTCGGCATATAGCCAGACTTTTCCTTATTCGGAGGATTTCAATACCGACGATGGAGGATGGGTCGCCTCAGGAACTGCCAGTAGTTGGGAGTGGGGGGTTATGGCTTCAGGGAAGACAGGCTGGGCGACAAACTTGTCTGGCAATTACAACAACGATGAGTTATCTTATTTGGAATCTCCAAGTTTAGACTTGTCTGGGGTGATGACCAATATGATATTAAAATTTGGGTTGACGTTTGACCTTGAGAGTGGTTGGGATAGAAGCTGGTTGGAAAGCAGTATTGACGGGGGGACCACGTATACTAGAATAGTAGAGGAAGATTTAGAATACGTTTCTTCTAGCTCCTGGACAGGCAGTGGGGTGAACGTGACGGCTGTCACCTATGCAATTTCAGCATTGGCTGGTGAGGCTGACGTGAGATTTCGATTTGTACTGGACTCGGATGTGAGCGTCACTAGAGTAGGTGGAGAGTTGGATTATTTCGAAGTGGTAGGACCCGAAGAGCACGAATTGGAAGTCTACTCGATTGACGCAATTGACCCGTCTGCCGTGTTGCAAGATGAGAGTATCACGGTCAATCTTAGAAACCGAGGTAGTACAACTGAAACCAGTATCCCATTGACAGTATGGGTTGATGGCCCAAGTGGTCGTGAGGAATTCAGTGAAACGGTGAGCACTTCGTTGGTAAATGAAGGGATATTGGCTCATACTTTTACTTCTGAGATGGGATTTTCAGAAGTGGGGAATTATGACATCACTGTTTTTTCCACCCTAGAGGGAGATCTTCGCCTTGACAATGATACCGCGAGCATTCGCGTAATCAAAAGGGCCGTCTATACGAGTGGGCTGCCGTATTCTACAGATTTCAATGATTTATTGACCGTCACATATACAAGTGATCAAGGAGAGATTGATGGATTGCCAGGATGGAGTTTTAACTCGACTCATGAAAATGGAAGTTTGGGTATTGGTGTATTTGCAAACAATACTGACCGTGCTTTGGAGCTTTCTAGACATATTGACGGAGAGTTTGTAAGTAATTCTGCGGTGTTGACCTTGGACATGAGTGACAAAGCCGTAGCAACGGATGATGTATTATTAGATTTTCGATTTTCAAAGTACAGTTCTTCAAACTATGCTGAAAATAGAATACATGTACGTGGGGATGAGTCTAGCGAATGGATTGAGCTGTACAACTGGTATGCTAATCAAGGGGCAGATAACGAATGGATACAGGCAGAAGCACTGTCCATCACAGGTGCTTTGGTAGCCAATGGTCAAGAGTTTTCGTCTTCTGTTCAAATTCGTTTTGGAGAAAGGGAGGACTATGCGAGTGATGCATTTCGTTTGGATGATGTCAGAGTCTACGAGCGTTCGGCACATGAGGTGTCTTCTGTCAGTTTGACGATACCAGCATCATCTTCTCAGTTGACCAGTAGCGAGAGTGTCACGGTCAACTATATCAATTTGGGAGCAACCACCGAAACGAGTATTCCCTTGACGGTTTGGGTAGACGGGCCGAATGGCCGGCAAGAGGTGAGCGAATCAGCTGTTGGATCTTGGGCGACTGAAGAGACTATGACCTATGCGTTTGCAACGGCATTAGATTTTTCGGCAGTGGGCAACTATGAGGTGACGGTATTCAGTACGTTGACAGGTGATTTGATTCAAAGCAACGATACGCTACGCAGTAAAACGACCAAAAAATCGGTATACAGTGGAGGGCTGCCGTATTCTACAGATTTCAATGATTTATTGACCGTCACATATACAAGTGATCAAGGAGAGATTGATGGATTGCCAGGATGGAGTTTTAACTCGACTCATGAAAATGGAAGTTTGGGTATTGGTGTATTTGCAAACAATACTGACCGTGCTTTGGAGCTTTCTAGACATATTGACGGAGAGTTTGTAAGTAATTCTGCGGTGTTGACCTTGGACATGAGTGACAAAGCCGTAGCAACGGATGATGTATTATTAGATTTTCGATTTTCAAAGTACAGTTCTTCAAACTATGCTGAAAATAGAATACATGTACGTGGGGATGAGTCTAGCGAGTGGATTGAGCTGTACAACTGGTATGCTAATCAAGGGGCAGAAAACGAATGGATACAGGCAGAAGTACTGTCCATCACAGGTGCTTTGGTAGCCAATGGTCAAGAGTTTTCGTCTTCTTTTCAAATTCGTTTTGGAGAAAAGGAGGACTATGCGAGTGATGCTTTTCGTTTGGATGATGTCAGAGTCTACGAGCGTTCGGCACATGAGGTGTCTTCTGTCAGTTTGACGATACCAGCATCATCTTCTCAGTTGACCAGTAGCGAGACAGTGACTGTCGAGTATGTCAATCGAGGAGCAACCACCGAAACGAGTATTCCCTTGACGGTTTGGGTAGACGGGCCCAATGGCCGGCAAGAGGTGAGCGAATCAGCTGTTGGATCTTGGGCGACTGAAGAGACTTTGACCTATGCGTTTGCAACGGCATTAGATTTTTCGGCAGTGGGTAACTATGAGGTGACGGTATTCAGTACGTTGACAGGTGATTTGATTCAAAGCAACGATACGCTACGCAGTAAAACGACCAAAAAATCGGTATACAGTGGAGGGCTGCCCTATGTGGCGGATTTTGAAGACGTATCCGATGCTGTATATACTAGAGACCAAGGCGAGTTGGTTGGTTTGCAAGGTTGGAGTTTTGAAACCAGTGCGCCCAATGGTCAATTGAAGCTGGGGACATTTACGAATAATAGCACCAGAGCTATGGAGCTAGCTCGTTCTGTTAATGGGGATTATACTACAAACTATGCCGTGTTGACGATGGATTTGAGTGGGCACAGTGCCTCTGTGGATGATATTCTCCTTGATTTTCAGTTTTCACAATATAACCCATCGAACTATGATGAGAATAGAGTGTACATTCGAGGGAGTGAGTCAGATGACTGGGTGTTATTATATGATTGGTATGCAAATAGAGCGAACACTTCGGTTTGGGTGAATGTAGAAGGTCTCGCTATAGCCGACAGTTTGGTGTCCAATGGTCAAGATTTTTCTTCTAGTTTTCAAATTAGATTTGGAGAGAGAGAGTATTATGCGAGTGATGCTTTTCGTTTGGATGATTTGAGGGTCTACGAGCGCCCTGCCCATGAAGTGGATGCTGTATCGATAGCGTTGCCCGCGAGCTCTTCTCAGTTGACCGCTAGTGAGACAGTGACTGTCGAGTATGTCAATCGAGGAGCGACCACCGAAACGAGTATTCCCTTGACGGTTTGGGTAGACGGGCCGAATGGCCGACAAGAGGTGAGCGAATCAGCTACTGGATCTTGGGCGACTGGAGATACCGTGACTTATGCGTTTGCAACGGCATTAGATTTTTCCGTAGGGGGCAACTATGAAGTGGCTGTATTTAGTGTATTGACGGGAGATCCGATGCAAGAGAATGATACGCTTCGAAGTACAATGATGAAGCCATCGGTGTATAGGGGACAACTGCCTTATGCGGTGGACTTTGAGAGTTTGGTAGACACTGCTTATTTTGTCAATCAAGGAGAACTCTATGGTTTGGAAGGATGGAGTTATACCAACGATGGGGCCAATGGTCGCGTGGTATTGGGGCCAACGATTAACAACGATGGTCGAGTACTGGGACTCTCTAGAAGTTCCAGTTATCCTATTGCCTCCAACAATGCGGTCTTGACGATGGATTTGAGTACGTTATCCGCTACGACAGATGATGTCTTGATGGATTTTAGGTATTCTCAGCGAAATGCTTCGGACTATGACGAGAATCAGATATTTGTTCGAGGGGATGAGTCAAGTGAGTGGGTTGTACTCTATGACTGGTACGCCAATGGGGGAGCAGATAACGAGTGGGTGAATGTCAGTGGACAGGCGATATCAGATAGTTTGGTAGCTCATGGTCAGGACTTCTCGGCGAGCTTCCAACTTCGGTTTGGAGAGAGAGGATATTTCAATACAGACGCCTTCCGTTTGGATGATTTGAGAGTCTACTTGCGTGAAGCACACGATTTGCGCACGGTGCAGTTAGATATACCAGAGGCTTCCGCTTTGTTGACGAAGACAGAGAGTATCACGGCGCACATCATCAATCAAGGATCGACCACCGAAACAAGTATTCCGTTGGTGGCTTGGATAGATGGTCCGGATGGTCGTCAGACTGTGAGCGAGACGGCTACAGGGTCTTGGGCAACGAATGACACTTTGAGTTATACGTTCAATACTGCCATAGACCTGGATGCTCTGGGGGTATATGAAGTGACAGTGTTCAGTGGTTTGACCACAGATTTGATTCCATCCAATGATACTTTGAGAAGCGAAACAATGAAGCGTTCTCAGTATACAGGAGGATTGCCTTATGTTGTGGATTTTGAGGCAATACAAGACACGGTTTACATGGGTAAGCAAGGAGAGCTTGTTGGTTTGGATGGCTGGAGCTATGAACCACAAACTGAGGCAGGCAGGTTGTCTATTGGTCAGTATGGAGGCAACGCGACCCAATCTTTGAAACTGTTTCGAGAAACCTCATTGGTGACATCTAATTTTGCGGACATCACGATGGATATGAGTGCATATGCGGTGGCTTCCGATGATATTTTTCTTGATTTTAGATTCTCTAAACTTTATTCGGACAACTATTTTGCAAATAGAGTTTACATACGTGGATCAGAATCGGATGAATGGATTGAGTTTTATAATTGGTTTGAAAATAGTGCTAGCAATTATGAATGGATAGATGTGAGTACCTTGCTGATTACCGATTCTTTAGAGGTTCATGGGCAAGATTTTTCTTCTACTTTTCAGCTCCGTTTTGGAGAGAGGGACACTTATAATTCACGATCCTTATTCATAGACGATATACGTGTCTATGAGCGACCTGCCCATGAGTTGGTAGCGGTGGAGATGATTTTGCCTCAAGCGTCTCCTGTGTTGACAGATCAAGAGACAGTGAGTGTCAAATTTGTAAACTTTGGAACGAATACGGAAACGAGTATTCCTTTGACCGCATGGGTGGATGGACCGTCTGGTCGACAGGAGGTGAGCGCGACAGCTACCGTCTCGTTGGTGACGGGAGACACTTTGACCTACAGTTTTGTCACAGGGTTTGACTTTTCGGAAGCAGGACGCTATGAAGGTACGGCATTTGGTACATTGACGGGTGACCTATTGGCTATCAACGATACGGTTCGTGCTGCTACGATTCAGCAATCCACTTATAGCAGTGGCTTGCCATATTCGATGGATTTTGAGGATGTGACACCTGTCTCTTACTATGATCAGCAAGGCATGCTGGAGGGGCTTGAAGGATGGAGTTATGTCTCGGATATAGAAGGAGGTCTTTTGGAAATTGGATCGTTTACCAACAGCGAAGGGCAAGCACTGGAGCTGTCCCGTAGTCTCGAGGGGGATTTTGTGACGAACGATGCTTTTCTCACCATGGATTTGAGCAGCTACTCAGTAGCTACAGATGAGATATTGTTGGATTTTAGTTACTCGGTCTATTCTCCGGCCAACTATGAGAACAACAGAGTGTTTGTCAGAGGAGATGCCAGCAGCGAGTGGATCGCGATGTACAACTGGTATACATATCATCCTTCAAACAATGTATGGTCTGAGGTTTTAAACTTGGCGATAAGTGATAGTTTGCAAGCACATGGACAGGATTTCACATCGACCTTCCAAATTCGCTTCGGTGAAAGGGAAGATTACGCGAGTGATAATTTCCGTTTGGATGATGTCAAGGTCTATCTCCGGCCTACTCATGATGTTCGTACTGTGGCCGTGACTATTCCTTCGTATTCTGCTTCGTTGACCGATAGCGAAACCATAACTATTGAGTATATCAATGTAGGAGTAGAGACGGAGACTAGTGTTCCATTGACGGCTTGGCTGGATGGTCCTGAGGGACGACAAGTTGTGACGGAGACAGCGACCGCAGCGGTCGCTACGGGGGAGACAGGAGAGTATACCTTCACTGCTGGGTTTGATTTTTCTACGGAGGGCTCCTATGTATTGACGGTGTTTAGTGCGGTGGATGAGGATACCAACTTTCTCAATGATACCGTACGCAACGAAACGCTAAGGCAATCGGTATATACGCAAGGATTGCCCTATGTTGCGGATTTCGAAGAAGTGGAGCCTGTGGATTATGTGGGCGCGCAGTGGGGTAGTCTTGCAGGCTTAGAGGGCTGGAGTTTCCTTAGCTCTTCGCCTAATACCCGCTTGTCCATAGGGGTATATGGAGAAAACAGTTCTCAATCACTATGGGTCAATCAGACACAGTATCAGGGAAATGGAAAAGACGCTATTTTGACATTGGACTTGAGCGACCGTTCGGTGACTACTGATGACTTGTTGTTGGACTTTAGGTTCTCAGATCTTGATTCTTATCTGTATTCAGGGAGTAGTGTCTATGTGAGAGGAAGTGAGTCTGAGGATTGGATCGAAATATATGATTGGTACGACTATCGTCTAGGAAGTGAAGAATGGGTAGATGTGAGTGGACTTACACTCTCTGACTTTTTGCAGTCCAATGGACAAGAGTATTCTTCGACTTTCCAAGTTCGTTTTTATGTCTATAACTACTATTCCAATGAAGGAATGGCCATTGACAATGTCAAGGTTTATGAGTCCCCGCTGAGCGAAGGTAGGGCAGGTGCAGTGGCTGCATCGGCAGGAGACGTGGCTTACTTTGGGCTAGGGTACAACGAGGACTCTTATTTCCAGGATTTTTGGAAGACAGACCAATTGGGAGAAATCACTGTGCCATTGGCGGATTTCCCTGGAGCAGCTCGTAGTGCAGCGGTATCGTTCGTGATTGATGACAAGGTGTATGTAGGTACAGGCCGTGACGAGTCGGGGACCTACTTGGCTGATTTCTATGTCTATGACCCTACCACTGATACTTGGACACAGCTGGGTGATTTTGATGGTGGAGCTCGGACCGATGCGGTAGCCTTCTCTATTGGTAGCAGTGGATACATAGGTACAGGCATGAGTGAGACCGACGAACAGTCGGATTTTTGGAAGTATACGCCCTCGACAGATAGCTGGACACAGTTGACCGATTGGGGAGCTGACAAACGCCGAGGAGCCTTTGCTTTTGTCATCGATGACAAGGCATACGTAGGAGGAGGGTCGTACTTCGATAGCTTTAGCTTCCAGTTGAGCGATATCCAAGAATTTGACCCTACGACGGAACTATGGACAGAGAAGATCTTTGCGGATGGCCTCAACCTCAGCGCCAATTATGCGGCTACATTTACAAGCTTTGGCAAAGGGTACATCGCCTACGGTAGCAAATCGAATTTGGTGTCCTATGACCCAGTGACCAACGAAGTAGAGAACCTCGGTGATCTATTGGAAATGGGAGGAGTGAGAAATAGACCCATCGCCTTTAGCGTAGGAGATCAAGCTTATGTTGGTTTAGGATATTCAGGAGTTTTTGATGTCGTGTATAGCAATGAAGTAGTGGCTGTCCAAGGATTGAAAATCGAGCCTATAGATATTCTGCTATCCAATACGACCCTTGTGGAAAATGATTACTCTCAGCGAGTAGGAAGTTTGTATGCAGAAGACCCTATGGATGGACGTGCACATACTTTTGAATTGGTGGCTGGTGATGGAGTCAACGATGCGAGCAATAGCCGCTTCACTATCGCCAATGGTTACTTGTATACTCAGAGTTATTTTGACTTTGAGACAGAGACCACGGCCAATGTGTATTTGAAAGCAACGGATGCTGATGGGCTCTCCATAGAAAAGGCGTTTGTGTTGAGTGTCGAAGATGCCAATGATATCCCATCAGGAATCATACTTTCTAGTACGGAGGTGTATGAGTCACTGACGGGCGAAACGGTAAGTGTAGGTACTTTGACTGCTTTGGATGATGATCTAGGAGATACGCACACTTTCGAAATACGAACGGTGGATAGCCCATTTGTGATAGAAGGGAATGAATTGAAGATTGTCGCTCCAGATTATGAAACGCAGGATAGTTATGGCATATCAGTTCGCGTGACGGACCAGGACGGAAGCTTTAATACTGAATATATCTACATTGATGTGCTCAATGTCAACGAAGCGCCTACCGCCTTGTCTTTTGACACGGATAGTTTTGACGAAGACTTAGAGGCAGGCGATTGGATAGGGAGCTTTGTGGTGACGGACCCTGATGTAGGAGACCAGTACAGCTACGAGTTCATAGAGAGTGATCAGTTTGGCAGCAACAATTCCGCGTTTAGGATCGAGGGCAATGATTTATACTTGGTGACGCCTTTCAGTTACGAAACACAGAATGTAGCATTCGCTTTTGTGCGATTGACAGACGAAGACGGCAACATACTCGAAACGGCTGTTTCATTGGATATATTAGATGTCAATGAGGCGCCAACCAGTATCACGTTTACGTCAAGTGTAGAGCCTACTGCGTCAATTATCAAGGCCAATACGGTCATAGGACAGATTGAGGTAGAAGATGAGGATATAGATGATGCACACACGATAGTGATTACCAATGCATGGTTTGAACTGAGTGTGGATGACCAAGGACAAGTGACAGCACTGGAAGATATGGATTTTAGTGGGATTGCTAACTTAGAGTTTACCGCCACGGCTACAGATCTAGGAGGCGCTTCTATGAGTCAGTTTTTCATGATTAGTCGTGGAGAATTGGTGTTGAAAACCGAAGATCCTGCGATAAGTTTCGAGATGTATCCAAATCCTGTATCTAGCAACTTGATGGTTGAATCACTCCAAGCTGATCGTGTGGAAGTGTATAGTTTGACGGGAGTACGTCTGCTAGAGCAGACAATCAACGGTACGCAGGCAACGATCGACTTTAGTCACATGCCAGTAGGAGTGTATTTGCTCAAAGTCTACGAAGGAAAGTCATTCTCGACACATCGTGTGATCAAGCAATAG
- the hemW gene encoding radical SAM family heme chaperone HemW, translating to MSGIYIHIPYCKQACYYCDFHFSTRLQNTQQMVDALVSELKLRKDYLTDPLIHTLYFGGGTPSILDTSQLKTIVDAVRTHFVLDPEAELTLEANPDDLTPDKLRALQGIGINRLSIGIQSFDDQILRSFNRSHDRNQALEAVRHAQEIGLTNLSIDLIFGVPDQSLAMLSHDLDTALSLGTPHVSIYGLTIEEDTVFGRWHKQNKLTPIDEELARQHLIHIMDRLQSAGYQQYEISNFAKANHQSKHNSSYWFGTHYLGIGPAAHSYNGHSRQYNIAHNIKYIQGVEEQSLNYELEQLSPTDKITETILTQLRTAQGVNLAQLRAEHDYDVTQVKNKLLTQLVEEKLVLLQNDRLLLTHQGKLLCDSITEGLIP from the coding sequence TTGAGTGGCATTTATATTCATATCCCGTATTGCAAACAAGCCTGCTACTATTGCGACTTCCACTTCTCTACGCGACTGCAAAATACGCAGCAAATGGTAGATGCCTTGGTCTCAGAGCTAAAACTGCGCAAAGATTATCTCACCGACCCCCTCATCCACACTTTGTATTTTGGGGGAGGAACCCCCTCGATACTTGACACTTCTCAGCTCAAGACCATCGTCGATGCGGTGCGGACACACTTTGTCCTCGACCCAGAAGCTGAACTGACCCTAGAGGCCAACCCGGACGATCTCACGCCCGACAAACTGCGGGCACTCCAAGGGATCGGCATCAACCGACTAAGCATAGGCATCCAGTCATTTGATGATCAAATACTCCGCTCCTTCAACCGGTCTCACGACCGAAACCAAGCCCTAGAGGCTGTCCGTCACGCACAGGAGATCGGCTTGACCAACTTGAGTATTGACCTGATTTTCGGCGTGCCTGATCAAAGCTTGGCCATGCTGTCCCATGATCTAGATACCGCCCTATCGTTGGGCACTCCTCATGTCTCCATCTATGGCCTCACGATCGAAGAAGACACGGTATTTGGACGGTGGCACAAACAAAACAAACTGACCCCCATCGACGAAGAATTGGCCAGACAGCACCTCATCCACATCATGGATCGTCTCCAATCGGCAGGCTACCAACAATACGAAATCTCCAATTTTGCGAAGGCCAATCATCAATCCAAGCACAACTCCTCGTATTGGTTTGGCACGCACTATCTAGGCATAGGGCCTGCTGCACATTCGTACAATGGCCACAGCCGACAGTACAACATCGCCCACAACATCAAATACATCCAAGGCGTAGAGGAGCAGTCTCTGAACTATGAGCTCGAGCAACTCAGTCCGACAGACAAAATCACCGAAACCATCCTGACCCAACTCCGAACCGCTCAGGGAGTAAACCTCGCTCAACTCAGAGCCGAGCACGACTATGATGTGACTCAAGTCAAAAACAAGCTCCTCACCCAATTGGTAGAGGAAAAACTCGTCCTCCTCCAAAACGACCGACTCCTACTCACCCACCAGGGCAAATTGCTGTGTGATTCGATCACAGAAGGGTTGATTCCCTAG